In Papaver somniferum cultivar HN1 chromosome 1, ASM357369v1, whole genome shotgun sequence, a genomic segment contains:
- the LOC113285506 gene encoding tubulin alpha chain-like, whose translation MRECISIHIGQAGIQVGNACWELYCLEHGIQPDGQMPSDKTVGGGDDAFNTFFSETGAGKHVPRAIFVDLEPTVIDEVRTGTYRQLFHPEQLISGKEDAANNFARGHYTIGKEIVDLCLDRIRKLADNCTGLQGFLVFNAVGGGTGSGLGSLLLERLSVDYGKKSKLGFTVYPSPQVSTSVVEPYNSVLSTHSLLEHTDVAVLLDNEAIYDICRRSLDIERPTYTNLNRLVSQVISSLTASLRFDGALNVDVTEFQTNLVPYPRIHFMLSSYAPVISAEKAYHEQLSVAEITNSAFEPSSMMAKCDPRHGKYMACCLMYRGDVVPKDVNAAVATIKTKRTIQFVDWCPTGFKCGINYQPPTVVPGGDLAKVQRAVCMISNSTSVAEVFSRIDHKFDLMYAKRAFVHWYVGEGMEEGEFSEAREDLAALEKDYEEVGAESAEGEDGDEGDEY comes from the exons ATGAGAGAGTGCATTTCAATTCACATTGGTCAAGCTGGTATCCAGGTTGGAAATGCGTGCTGGGAGCTTTACTGTCTCGAGCATGGCATTCAG CCCGATGGCCAAATGCCAAGTGATAAGACAGTTGGAGGAGGAGATGATGCGTTCAACACCTTTTTCAGCGAAACTGGTGCTGGAAAGCATGTGCCACGTGCCATTTTTGTAGATCTTGAACCAACTGTCATTGATGAAGTTAGAACTGGAACTTATCGCCAATTGTTCCACCCTGAACAGCTCATTAGTGGCAAAGAGGATGCTGCCAACAATTTTGCTCGTGGCCACTACACAA TTGGCAAAGAGATTGTAGATCTCTGCTTGGATCGTATTAGAAAGCTCGCTGATAACTGCACTGGTCTCCAAGGTTTCCTTGTTTTCAATGCTGTTGGTGGAGGCACTGGTTCTGGGCTTGGATCACTCCTGTTGGAGCGTCTCTCTGTTGATTATGGAAAGAAATCTAAGCTTGGCTTCACTGTTTACCCTTCTCCCCAGGTTTCTACATCCGTAGTGGAACCTTATAACAGTGTTCTTTCAACTCACTCCCTTTTGGAGCATACCGATGTAGCTGTTCTCCTTGACAACGAAGCCATCTATGATATCTGCAGGCGCTCCCTCGACATTGAACGCCCCACCTACACCAACCTCAACCGCTTGGTGTCTCAG GTTATTTCATCTTTGACTGCTTCCCTGAGGTTTGATGGTGCACTAAATGTGGATGTAACTGAGTTCCAGACCAATTTGGTCCCATACCCAAGAATTCACTTTATGCTTTCATCATATGCCCCTGTCATCTCAGCAGAGAAAGCATACCATGAGCAACTCTCAGTAGCAGAGATCACCAACAGTGCCTTTGAGCCCTCATCTATGATGGCCAAATGTGATCCTCGCCATGGAAAGTACATGGCCTGTTGTCTGATGTACAGAGGTGATGTTGTGCCAAAGGATGTGAATGCAGCTGTTGCCACTATCAAGACTAAGAGAACAATCCAGTTTGTCGACTGGTGTCCTACTGGGTTCAAATGTGGTATTAACTACCAGCCACCAACTGTTGTTCCAGGTGGTGATCTTGCTAAGGTTCAAAGAGCTGTTTGTATGATTTCAAACTCCACTAGTGTCGCTGAGGTCTTCTCCCGTATTGACCACAAGTTTGATCTCATGTACGCAAAGCGTGCCTTTGTTCATTGGTATGTTGGTGAGGGTATGGAAGAAGGTGAATTTTCCGAGGCCCGTGAAGATCTTGCAGCACTGGAGAAGGATTACGAGGAGGTCGGTGCTGAGTCTGCTGAAGGCGAAGATGGTGACGAGGGAGATGAGTACTAA